A region of Anopheles merus strain MAF chromosome 2R, AmerM5.1, whole genome shotgun sequence DNA encodes the following proteins:
- the LOC121587982 gene encoding lateral signaling target protein 2 homolog: MKKVFTMIHHQPTKYHHANPLTHFLNLHTSHATAAAAAALALATDGLGHGHAHHGHQQLQTLAGAVGHQQQQQQLHAAVSPSASHQPAYHAGPSANLRPVERSQSSLGHYARSSQGSRTDEEDEEQDDSSNDKSFAGALGGRELKNEAFDSAVEPCQADGSESENNIDIDVDDPAERDPAERPGRSSRCAETVRNEMDCANGKGSIKKTSSASEQEDNDDEEIEIDSKKSHNGSQQDDQSDRRLGAGASPCNDTTTAVLDTDGFVGKSFTIAAILGLRKQQDEAAAAAAAVASEYSEGAMNLSTGAGFQQQQRVAAAAVAAAAMGRLPLVMAAAAVGMEKRDRADSVDSVDTCGGSLGYGPQQQQQQPAGGSLSALQNLHQLPGLHGGSFSAFHPSGGGGSASAHQQQHLHHPHQHHPHHHPHQHHHQHHHPHHALHHQVSPHFAGNPFHHHQGQQQQQQHQQSQQQMQQQPSQQHQHLPQHAVAHQQQLAAGHHMALGPHHHGQNHNREKFKDLSKKSAMSSSAASLKSKRVRTIFTPEQLERLEAEFERQQYMVGPERLYLAHTLQLTEAQVKVWFQNRRIKWRKHHLEITQQRLALIRQRQIANGVPIPAGEVQPHHIQQQQQQHQQPNGMSGGRIMNAMDSPELTICTDSMDARSISDGDD; encoded by the exons ATGAAAAAG GTATTCACCATGATACACCATCAACCGACGAAGTACCATCATGCGAACCCACTAACCCACTTCCTCAACCTGCACACGTCACACGCCACAgcggcagccgccgccgctctGGCGCTGGCAACCGATGGTTTGGGCCATGGCCATGCTCACCATGGCCACCAGCAGCTTCAAACATTGGCGGGAGCGGTTggccatcagcagcagcagcaacagttacATGCAGCCGTAAGTCCATCGGCATCGCATCAGCCAGCGTATCACGCAGGTCCTTCGGCGAACCTTCGACCAGTAGAACGATCCCAAAGCTCTCTCGGCCATTACGCTCGATCGTCCCAGGGATCTCGCACGGATGAGGAAGACGAGGAGCAGGATGATAGTAGTAATGATAAGAGCTTTGCTGGCGCACTGGGCGGCCGAGAGCTGAAGAACGAAGCGTTTGATTCAGCGGTCGAGCCGTGCCAAGCGGACGGTAGTGAATCGGAGAACAatatcgatatcgatgtggATGATCCGGCAGAAAGGGATCCCGCAGAAAGGCCGGGGAGATCCTCTCGTTGTGCGGAAACCGTGCGTAACGAGATGGATTGTGCAAATGGGAAAGGGTCGATAAAAAAGACATCTTCTGCTAGCGAACAGGAAGATAACGATGATGAAGAAATCGAAATCGATAGTAAAAAATCACACAACGGCTCCCAGCAGGACGATCAAAGTGACCGTCGACTAGGTGCGGGTGCGAGCCCGTGCAACGATACGACCACGGCCGTGCTCGACACGGACGGTTTCGTGGGAAAATCGTTTACGATAGCGGCCATCCTGGGACTGCGGAAGCAACAGGATGAGGCGGCCGCGGCTGCCGCAGCAGTTGCCAGCGAGTACAGCGAGGGAGCGATGAATCTTTCCACCGGGGCGGgcttccagcagcaacagcgggtTGCAGCGGCAGCGGTAGCCGCCGCAGCGATGGGACGTTTGCCACTCGTCATGGCGGCCGCTGCCGTCGGTATGGAAAAACGGGACCGTGCCGACAGTGTGGACAGTGTGGATACGTGCGGTGGATCGCTGGGATATggcccacagcagcagcagcagcagccggcggGTGGCTCACTGAGTGCACTTCAGAACCTGCATCAGCTACCCGGCCTACATGGTGGGAGCTTTTCCGCTTTCCATCCCTCCGGCGGGGGTGGGTCGGCGAGTGCacatcagcaacagcacctGCATCATCCACACCAACACCATccgcatcatcatcctcatcagcatcatcatcagcatcatcatcctcatcatgcTCTGCATCATCAGGTCAGTCCGCACTTTGCTGGAAACcctttccaccatcaccagggacagcagcagcagcaacagcatcagcagtcCCAGCAACaaatgcaacaacaaccatcGCAACAGCATCAACATTTGCCACAGCATGCGGTAgcacatcagcagcagcttgcGGCCGGACATCATATGGCACTGGGACCACATCATCACGGACAGAATCATAATAGGGAAAAGTTTAAAG ACTTAAGCAAGAAATCCGCCATGTCCTCGTCGGCCGCATCGTTGAAAAGTAAACGAGTGCGCACCATCTTTACTCCCGAGCAGTTGGAGCGTCTCGAGGCAGAATTCGAGCGACAGCAGTATATGGTCGGACCGGAACGTCTGTACTTAGCTCACACGCTTCAGCTAACGGAAGCACAG GTTAAAGTGTGGTTCCAGAACCGGCGAATCAAATGGCGCAAGCATCATCTGGAAATAACGCAGCAACGGCTAGCGCTGATCCGACAGCGACAGATAGCGAACGGAGTCCCCATTCCTGCCGGCGAAGTGCAACCACATCACattcaacagcagcaacagcaacaccagcagccaAACGGCATGAGCGGGGGCCGTATAATGAACGCCATGGATTCGCCCGAGCTGACGATATGCACCGACTCGATGGACGCACGGAGCATCAGCGATGGGGACGATTAG